A single window of Treponema denticola ATCC 35405 DNA harbors:
- a CDS encoding MerR family transcriptional regulator produces the protein MNGFSIGEVEKITGIKSHTLRYWEDNIPVLQPKKDLGGRRIYSSHDLGIIYRLDYLINKKKYTVEGAAAEIINQSAAQGSLTAKISELRDQLLDIYGIIREEKND, from the coding sequence ATGAATGGATTTTCGATAGGTGAAGTTGAAAAAATTACAGGGATAAAATCTCATACTTTAAGATATTGGGAAGACAATATTCCCGTCTTGCAGCCTAAAAAAGATTTGGGCGGAAGGCGTATTTACAGCTCTCATGATTTGGGAATCATCTATCGGCTGGACTATTTAATAAATAAAAAAAAGTACACGGTTGAAGGTGCTGCTGCCGAAATAATAAACCAAAGTGCAGCCCAAGGCTCCCTTACGGCTAAAATATCCGAGCTTAGGGATCAGCTTTTAGATATTTACGGAATTATACGGGAAGAAAAAAATGACTGA
- the der gene encoding ribosome biogenesis GTPase Der → MPKTKDEIIDEENISPDSSEFSHQKKYKNIPLIAIVGRPNVGKSTLFNRFLRKRRSITDPTPGVTRDPVEAQAIINGLPVMLVDTGGFKLTRSGDAFEDTIDELVMEKTISTLKKADRILLLLDAGLATAEDEEFIQFLRPYFNKLVVAVNKTEGGRLMAEACNYYSYGFKSLTCISAEHGDNISELAEELTAGLDFSKVEELEEDDTIRITIVGKPNTGKSTLANYLTGSSASIISNVAGTTRDIVEGEFSYKNKKFLIQDTAGIRRKAKVNEDIEYYSVVRAIKSMDNADIVFHLIDVQEGLTEQDKKIIVQATNRGLGVIFVLNKWDLMEQTKKAFKDEEERIKVMFGKMDYAPVLAISANEGTGIKELLNTAVKMFEQLNKKIETSALNIALKDWLQAAPPPQGRQTAFTFRYIVQTGSRPAEFLLFSNRPDYVTESYMRYIQNKIRSDLGFEMIPILLKVKGSRKRWEERL, encoded by the coding sequence ATGCCGAAAACTAAAGATGAAATTATTGATGAAGAAAATATAAGTCCGGATAGCTCGGAATTTTCTCATCAAAAAAAATATAAAAACATTCCTTTGATAGCTATTGTGGGCCGTCCCAATGTCGGCAAGTCTACATTGTTTAACCGATTTTTAAGAAAACGCCGGTCCATTACCGATCCGACTCCCGGCGTAACCCGCGATCCTGTCGAAGCGCAGGCAATTATAAACGGCCTTCCTGTCATGCTTGTAGATACGGGCGGCTTTAAACTTACAAGAAGCGGTGATGCGTTTGAAGATACGATAGATGAACTTGTCATGGAAAAAACTATTTCCACCTTAAAAAAAGCCGACAGGATTTTACTTCTTCTCGATGCAGGTCTTGCAACTGCAGAAGACGAAGAGTTTATTCAATTTTTACGGCCATATTTTAATAAGCTGGTTGTTGCCGTAAATAAGACCGAGGGCGGAAGGCTCATGGCGGAGGCTTGCAACTATTACTCTTACGGTTTTAAATCCTTGACCTGCATAAGTGCCGAGCACGGCGACAATATTTCGGAGCTGGCTGAAGAGTTGACAGCCGGTCTTGATTTTAGCAAGGTAGAAGAACTTGAAGAAGATGATACAATAAGAATTACGATTGTCGGTAAACCCAATACGGGAAAATCAACATTGGCAAATTATCTTACAGGTTCTTCCGCTTCGATAATTTCAAATGTTGCAGGAACTACCCGCGATATTGTTGAAGGAGAATTTTCTTATAAAAATAAAAAATTTCTTATTCAGGATACTGCAGGAATAAGGCGCAAGGCAAAGGTCAATGAAGATATAGAATATTATTCCGTAGTGCGTGCAATTAAAAGCATGGACAATGCCGATATAGTTTTTCATCTGATAGATGTTCAAGAAGGCTTAACAGAACAGGATAAAAAAATTATAGTACAGGCTACCAACCGCGGCCTCGGCGTCATCTTTGTTTTAAATAAATGGGATTTGATGGAGCAAACAAAAAAAGCTTTTAAGGATGAAGAAGAACGCATAAAAGTTATGTTCGGCAAAATGGATTATGCTCCCGTACTCGCTATTTCGGCAAATGAGGGGACGGGAATTAAAGAGCTTTTAAACACGGCCGTCAAAATGTTCGAGCAGTTAAATAAAAAAATAGAAACATCGGCTCTAAACATTGCCTTAAAAGATTGGCTTCAGGCTGCTCCTCCTCCGCAAGGCCGTCAAACAGCCTTTACCTTTAGGTACATTGTACAGACAGGTTCCCGTCCGGCGGAGTTTTTGTTGTTTTCAAACAGGCCCGATTATGTAACCGAGTCTTATATGAGGTATATTCAAAATAAAATCAGAAGCGATTTGGGTTTTGAAATGATTCCTATCTTGCTTAAAGTTAAGGGAAGCCGAAAACGCTGGGAAGAAAGGCTTTAG
- a CDS encoding aldehyde dehydrogenase family protein, with protein METLKYVKKEPYQLFIDGKYIPSENGSIVDVINPVNNLPFAKAYRGTKTDCEKAIAAARKAFDEGPYRKMSAKDRSKLLLKAAQILERRAEELAVIETLECGKNYSACRYWEVPMAIDSFEFFAGKARCLDGKVVPSEYGTLNYVTWNPCGVVGEILPWNGPFLMGCQKVNAILAAGNTVVIKPPSWGVLSMILMASIYEEAGFPSGVVNVVTGSGAEVGNCLVESELVDMVSMTGGVETGREIIAHSAKLVKDIALELGGKSPNIFFEDVDIEQAARFAVYGFTNHAGQICVSGTRILVQRRIYEPFIKAMVETAYKLKPGDGFDPSTTINTLISREHANTVWEYIEKGKKQNARLVCGGNPYSEPLLKKGNFIPPTIFADVTPEMEIFQNEIFGPVACITPFDTEEEAISLANATKYGLAGGVFTKDIKRAIRVADRINSGQIYINNYFSKGMIESPGTGWKESGIGIAGIHKYMISKTVFVETVDNVLLPI; from the coding sequence ATGGAAACCTTAAAGTATGTTAAGAAAGAGCCTTATCAGCTGTTTATTGACGGTAAATATATTCCGTCAGAGAATGGATCTATTGTTGATGTAATAAACCCTGTCAATAATTTACCTTTTGCTAAGGCCTATCGAGGTACAAAAACTGATTGCGAAAAAGCAATTGCTGCAGCAAGAAAAGCCTTTGATGAAGGTCCTTACAGAAAAATGTCTGCAAAAGATCGTAGTAAATTATTATTGAAGGCTGCCCAAATTCTTGAACGGCGTGCTGAAGAGCTTGCAGTTATTGAAACGCTTGAATGCGGTAAAAATTATAGTGCATGCCGCTATTGGGAAGTGCCTATGGCCATTGATTCATTTGAATTCTTTGCAGGAAAGGCAAGGTGTTTGGATGGTAAAGTGGTGCCGAGTGAATATGGAACTCTTAATTATGTAACATGGAATCCTTGCGGAGTAGTAGGAGAGATTCTTCCATGGAACGGCCCATTTCTTATGGGATGTCAAAAAGTAAATGCAATTTTAGCAGCCGGTAATACCGTTGTAATTAAACCGCCAAGTTGGGGTGTGTTGTCAATGATTCTTATGGCAAGTATTTATGAAGAAGCCGGTTTTCCTTCCGGTGTCGTTAATGTAGTGACCGGCTCAGGTGCTGAAGTAGGAAACTGTCTAGTTGAGAGTGAGCTTGTGGATATGGTATCGATGACAGGCGGGGTAGAGACAGGCCGTGAGATAATTGCGCATTCTGCAAAATTGGTAAAAGATATTGCCCTAGAACTGGGCGGTAAAAGTCCTAACATCTTTTTTGAAGATGTTGATATTGAGCAAGCAGCGCGTTTTGCCGTGTATGGTTTTACTAATCATGCGGGTCAAATATGCGTATCAGGGACGAGGATTTTAGTACAACGCCGTATATATGAACCCTTTATCAAAGCTATGGTTGAGACTGCTTATAAATTAAAGCCGGGAGATGGGTTTGATCCGTCTACAACCATAAATACCCTAATATCCAGAGAACATGCCAATACGGTATGGGAATACATTGAAAAAGGGAAAAAACAAAATGCAAGATTGGTTTGCGGCGGAAATCCATATTCGGAACCTCTCTTAAAGAAAGGTAATTTTATTCCGCCAACTATTTTTGCAGATGTTACACCTGAAATGGAGATATTCCAAAATGAGATATTTGGTCCTGTTGCTTGTATTACACCTTTTGACACAGAAGAAGAGGCCATTTCTTTGGCAAATGCAACTAAATATGGCCTAGCCGGAGGAGTATTTACAAAAGATATAAAGAGGGCGATTCGTGTGGCAGACAGAATAAATAGCGGTCAGATTTATATAAATAATTATTTTAGTAAAGGCATGATTGAATCACCCGGTACCGGATGGAA
- a CDS encoding UvrD-helicase domain-containing protein encodes MNDYIKNIMDSLNENQKNAVSVEKNSVIAAGAGSGKTKVLAARYVYFVVEKGVSVEKIIALTFTEKAAAEMHKRIYNELKKIDHPNAKNAIEKFHLAKISTIDSFCNRIARDACRNLGISPDFNIDNTESEKLAYRIGLDFFLKMRSDKTMQFFLGDNGIDDFVSGLFVKLLSNYVLISRPIDFKKSLEDQIKYHDDEERKTLAECFDVFEFIKENDPSKNFTEEAISEFSTLPHFPESIKDEAFIKLLPIVDKISKTAKGRGNDAVKEIKEKLKIIYEKLICIYNFDYSRDFLASFFDMLNELQKEYIYEKKQRGLLTFSDVSQLAVDVLINDIDLRNFYKKNADIIMIDEFQDNNSLQRDLLFLIAEKFERSEKFVPGPHELCPNKLFFVGDEKQSIYAFRGADVSVFRKLADDISDKERLAATRLLINYRTEPTLINLFNTIFSKVFYSEVNKPLEKNGFVPAYEAEYVPTETRAPVKGIEPKIEIMFFDKKRFNALEDSSRFLSPVEAEAFYLAKRILELRNQGFKIRDGKSARACSWSDFAVLLRASTKQSTYERVFRNFGIPYRSVQQRGLFNDAPINDIYAMLKIIAYPSDKKTYAQVLHSPFVNIDDDAFAVLLLNFTKAFDISLAEKLNEKNKDAYLRACDLFARLNKNILTMSCAESVTYLWYEEAYRYFLLSNEENHHYMDLYDYLFELACQADINGLTFSQFVDLLSSHIEDNERLDDMELPLDDQKDSVQFLTVHKSKGLEFPIVIVPDCGNRGIPEKKEGLVFYNEDMGPVLYSPKAPGLPAKAGNLIFESLRDEANAKLVAETKRLLYVAATRAESYLIISGVYNHLQNEDSKDSKKDVTKDNDCSSSDSRSLEEIKSMLKLSDKTISFFELLLPALPDKHEDIIFTEILPTERKKLFNNLKTQKHEKVNFEKLFASSKVKEFNLAEKRITTATSLAHEVNKKSREGYLYSLTSEKDKLPDSFEDKDGQKEFTAAELGTLTHSLIEARLLNKEFIYPKGHSEVERKKIYAWADNFFNSDMYVLAKEAEQLKSEYGFLTDYEGQIVSGQIDLLFKKSGIVYVVDYKTDEIENPDSHLTQLKIYKKAASDLAKTESENLKENTDKPIEVKTFIFYLKTGHCVELKT; translated from the coding sequence ATGAATGATTATATAAAAAATATAATGGATAGTTTAAATGAAAATCAAAAAAATGCAGTAAGCGTTGAAAAAAATTCCGTAATTGCTGCGGGAGCCGGTTCCGGAAAAACGAAAGTGTTGGCTGCGCGCTATGTTTATTTTGTTGTTGAAAAGGGTGTCAGCGTAGAAAAAATAATAGCTCTAACCTTTACCGAAAAAGCCGCAGCCGAGATGCACAAAAGAATTTATAACGAGTTAAAAAAAATAGATCATCCTAACGCAAAAAATGCTATCGAAAAATTTCATCTTGCAAAAATTTCGACGATAGATTCTTTTTGCAATCGAATAGCAAGGGATGCATGTAGAAACTTAGGTATTTCTCCCGATTTTAACATTGATAATACCGAATCGGAAAAGTTGGCTTACCGCATAGGCTTGGATTTCTTTTTGAAAATGCGCTCGGATAAAACGATGCAGTTTTTTTTAGGTGATAACGGCATAGATGATTTTGTGTCGGGCCTTTTTGTAAAATTATTAAGTAATTATGTTTTGATTTCAAGACCAATTGATTTTAAAAAAAGTTTGGAAGATCAAATAAAATATCATGATGACGAAGAAAGAAAAACTCTAGCGGAATGTTTTGATGTTTTTGAATTTATAAAAGAAAACGATCCTTCTAAAAATTTTACGGAAGAAGCTATTAGCGAGTTTTCTACCCTTCCTCATTTTCCAGAATCGATAAAAGATGAAGCCTTTATTAAGCTGCTTCCTATTGTAGATAAAATTTCTAAAACAGCAAAAGGTAGAGGAAATGATGCCGTAAAAGAAATAAAAGAAAAATTAAAAATCATATATGAAAAACTTATATGTATTTATAATTTTGACTACTCACGAGATTTCTTAGCTTCTTTTTTTGATATGCTTAATGAGCTTCAAAAAGAATATATATATGAAAAAAAACAAAGAGGTCTTTTAACTTTTTCGGATGTGTCACAGCTTGCTGTGGATGTTTTGATAAATGACATAGATTTACGAAACTTTTATAAAAAGAATGCAGACATTATTATGATAGATGAGTTTCAAGATAACAATAGTCTGCAAAGAGATTTGCTTTTTTTAATTGCCGAAAAATTTGAACGCTCCGAAAAATTCGTGCCCGGTCCTCACGAACTTTGTCCCAATAAACTTTTTTTTGTCGGAGATGAAAAGCAGTCGATTTATGCTTTTAGAGGAGCTGATGTTTCCGTATTCCGAAAACTTGCTGACGATATTTCGGATAAAGAAAGACTTGCCGCTACAAGGCTTTTGATAAATTACCGCACGGAGCCTACTCTTATAAATTTATTTAATACAATATTCTCCAAAGTTTTTTATTCCGAGGTAAATAAGCCCTTGGAAAAAAACGGATTTGTTCCCGCCTATGAAGCGGAATATGTGCCGACTGAAACGAGAGCTCCTGTAAAAGGGATTGAGCCTAAAATTGAAATAATGTTTTTTGATAAAAAAAGATTTAATGCTTTGGAAGATTCAAGCCGGTTTCTTAGTCCTGTAGAAGCTGAAGCTTTTTATCTTGCAAAAAGAATTTTAGAATTGCGTAATCAAGGTTTTAAAATTAGGGACGGTAAATCTGCAAGAGCTTGTTCATGGAGCGACTTTGCCGTCTTGCTCAGAGCTTCAACAAAGCAAAGTACATACGAAAGAGTTTTCCGCAATTTTGGTATTCCTTATAGGAGTGTACAGCAAAGAGGTTTGTTTAATGATGCGCCTATAAATGATATTTATGCTATGCTTAAAATTATAGCCTATCCTTCCGATAAAAAAACTTATGCTCAAGTTTTACATTCGCCTTTTGTAAATATAGATGATGATGCCTTTGCAGTTTTACTTTTAAATTTTACAAAAGCTTTCGATATTTCTTTAGCGGAAAAATTAAATGAAAAAAATAAAGATGCCTATTTGCGGGCTTGCGATTTATTTGCTCGCTTAAATAAAAATATTTTAACTATGAGCTGTGCCGAGTCGGTTACATATCTTTGGTATGAAGAAGCTTATAGATATTTTTTATTGAGCAATGAAGAAAATCATCACTATATGGATTTATATGATTATCTTTTTGAGCTTGCATGTCAGGCTGATATCAACGGATTAACTTTTTCTCAATTTGTGGATTTGCTTTCATCTCATATTGAAGATAATGAAAGACTTGATGATATGGAGCTTCCCTTAGATGATCAAAAAGACTCCGTTCAATTTTTAACTGTGCATAAGAGCAAGGGTTTGGAATTCCCTATTGTTATAGTTCCCGACTGCGGAAATAGGGGTATCCCTGAAAAAAAAGAGGGGCTCGTTTTTTATAATGAAGATATGGGACCTGTTTTGTATTCTCCTAAGGCTCCGGGCTTGCCTGCGAAAGCTGGCAATCTGATTTTTGAATCATTACGTGATGAGGCTAATGCAAAGCTTGTTGCAGAAACAAAACGGCTTCTTTATGTTGCAGCTACAAGAGCTGAATCCTATTTAATTATAAGCGGCGTATATAATCATTTACAAAATGAAGACTCTAAAGATTCTAAAAAAGATGTGACCAAAGATAATGATTGTTCATCTTCAGATTCAAGAAGTCTTGAAGAAATAAAAAGCATGCTTAAACTTTCGGACAAGACTATAAGCTTTTTTGAATTGCTTTTGCCTGCTCTTCCCGATAAACATGAAGATATTATTTTTACTGAGATTTTACCTACCGAAAGAAAGAAGCTGTTTAATAATTTAAAAACACAAAAGCATGAAAAAGTCAATTTTGAAAAACTTTTTGCTTCTTCTAAAGTAAAAGAATTTAATCTTGCAGAAAAAAGAATAACTACCGCTACAAGTCTTGCTCATGAGGTAAATAAAAAATCAAGAGAAGGTTATTTGTATTCTTTAACTTCTGAAAAAGATAAGCTGCCTGATTCTTTTGAAGATAAAGATGGACAAAAAGAATTTACAGCGGCCGAGTTGGGAACTCTTACCCACTCCTTAATAGAAGCTCGTCTTTTAAATAAAGAATTTATTTATCCAAAAGGTCATTCCGAAGTTGAAAGAAAAAAGATTTATGCTTGGGCCGATAATTTCTTTAATTCGGATATGTATGTTCTTGCAAAAGAAGCCGAACAATTAAAAAGCGAATACGGTTTTTTAACGGATTATGAAGGGCAAATTGTAAGCGGGCAGATAGACTTACTTTTTAAAAAAAGCGGAATAGTCTATGTTGTCGACTATAAAACCGATGAGATAGAAAATCCGGATTCACACTTAACCCAGCTGAAGATTTATAAAAAAGCCGCCTCTGATCTTGCAAAAACCGAATCGGAAAATCTTAAAGAAAATACTGATAAGCCAATCGAGGTTAAGACCTTTATCTTCTATCTAAAAACGGGACATTGTGTTGAGCTTAAAACATAG
- a CDS encoding small ribosomal subunit Rsm22 family protein, with product MTEQNKPFYEKFVKKNETKIHHQKKKEIDEPLTKEKRSEKKNNREEFPVKIVKTKNTGKNIFKENDADTKALLNSFDLIIKDALKLSSKQTASVPKDIRILFHELTNERGSRKVNYLNNPVKLTAYIYHYMWWNLVRISKLIGNLDFDLKDGDIIADFGCGPMTLMCAFWIAKPELRSKKLHWYCADISGKALAAGEALFNSLFAFTNQNAGIKQASNWKLTKLNGSFGLPLKEKVNLFVSANMFNEIFWDSSIKIEGEAERAARTIRHYLQKDGAALIIEPGIPLAGEFVSTLRKNFIEKKYKIISPCPHAEICPIPGKKTAEQKNIKYPIASDKWCHFSFYADDAPPKLFELSEAARLEKTRASLSFIYCRGEEKKEKPVESKKEKKDFLARISSEIIKLDDGKIGRYACSEKGFLLLTEKKGPRSKLKEYVDGSLIKIEDEKINRFFHDRKTGALIIRV from the coding sequence ATGACTGAACAAAATAAACCATTTTACGAAAAGTTTGTAAAGAAGAATGAGACAAAAATTCATCATCAAAAAAAGAAAGAAATTGATGAACCCCTGACCAAAGAAAAGAGGTCTGAAAAGAAAAATAATCGGGAAGAGTTTCCGGTAAAGATTGTAAAGACAAAAAATACCGGCAAAAATATTTTTAAAGAAAATGATGCGGACACAAAGGCTCTTTTAAATTCCTTTGATTTAATAATAAAGGATGCTCTAAAACTTTCTTCAAAACAAACTGCTTCGGTTCCAAAGGATATCCGTATCTTATTCCATGAACTTACAAATGAAAGAGGCTCGCGAAAAGTAAATTACCTAAACAATCCCGTAAAATTAACGGCCTATATTTACCACTATATGTGGTGGAACTTGGTGCGTATTTCAAAATTGATAGGTAATCTTGATTTTGATTTAAAGGACGGAGACATAATTGCAGACTTCGGCTGCGGGCCCATGACCCTTATGTGTGCTTTTTGGATTGCCAAGCCTGAATTGCGCTCAAAAAAACTTCATTGGTATTGTGCCGATATTTCGGGGAAGGCTTTGGCGGCAGGAGAAGCTTTGTTTAATTCTCTTTTTGCTTTTACAAATCAAAATGCCGGAATAAAGCAAGCATCTAATTGGAAGCTTACAAAGTTAAATGGCAGTTTCGGCCTTCCTTTAAAAGAAAAGGTAAACCTTTTTGTAAGTGCAAATATGTTTAACGAAATATTTTGGGATTCTTCAATTAAAATTGAAGGAGAAGCTGAAAGAGCTGCAAGAACCATTAGGCATTATCTTCAAAAGGATGGAGCCGCTTTGATAATTGAGCCCGGCATTCCCCTTGCAGGCGAATTCGTTTCGACCTTGCGTAAAAACTTTATCGAAAAAAAATATAAAATAATTTCGCCCTGTCCACATGCAGAAATCTGTCCTATCCCCGGGAAAAAAACGGCTGAACAAAAAAATATAAAATATCCTATAGCCTCGGATAAATGGTGTCATTTTTCTTTTTATGCAGATGATGCTCCTCCAAAACTTTTTGAGCTTTCTGAAGCGGCAAGACTCGAAAAGACCAGAGCAAGCCTTTCTTTTATATATTGCAGAGGAGAAGAAAAAAAAGAAAAGCCGGTTGAGTCTAAAAAGGAAAAAAAAGACTTCCTTGCACGTATAAGCTCCGAAATAATAAAACTTGACGATGGAAAGATCGGCCGTTATGCTTGTTCCGAAAAGGGCTTTTTACTTTTAACCGAAAAAAAAGGCCCAAGGTCAAAGCTTAAAGAATATGTAGACGGCTCTCTTATAAAAATTGAAGACGAAAAAATAAACCGGTTCTTCCATGACAGAAAAACCGGTGCTTTGATTATAAGAGTTTAG
- the ptsP gene encoding phosphoenolpyruvate--protein phosphotransferase, with product MKKLNGLIASDGLAAGPLYCIMEQPETVIPSYSISENEIDLQKSRLAGAVEKAKNELSELISSSSDVEKNENDKTGEDIISTHILMLSDTAFLDSVFAAIEKARMNAEFVLKRKLDETIAMLQTAGDKYLSARAVDIQDAFESVFVHLLKQGARDSRFTKVPKGAIIAAKLIKPSEALLVKNAGVSGIIMEEGGVTSHISIMARAWDIPMLVGVKNCMDFARTNMPAALDADGGFVLFNPSKTLIKEYEERIEKRNAEIKELLEAQKNYTERLSITTKDGVKVSVNANIAFPEEIENKFVTISNGIGLFRSEFLFLEDGKIPDEDTQFEAYKKVVEAMGKKPVVIRTFDVGADKMIDEQETLREKNPLLGWRAVRYCIERKEVFKTQIKAILRAGVFGNVFLLIPMISNIEEIIEVKKIIEECKLECNADGKKIIEKVNVGIMVEVPSTAVAADLYAPYLDFFSIGTNDLIQYTMAADRENTKVAYLANYFEPAVLRLIKNVIDAQRFIKEQVGHLVSMCGEMASHEDAAFLLLGMGLRHFSMPAGKILKMQKFMQSVNVKDAEVLYEKIKKLNSASQIKTEVQKALEIYYAEN from the coding sequence ATGAAAAAACTTAACGGACTCATAGCCTCCGACGGTTTAGCCGCCGGACCGCTGTATTGTATAATGGAGCAGCCTGAAACGGTGATTCCTTCTTATTCCATATCTGAAAATGAAATTGATTTGCAAAAATCGAGATTGGCCGGTGCCGTGGAAAAGGCAAAAAACGAGCTTTCGGAACTGATATCTTCATCATCTGATGTAGAAAAAAACGAAAACGACAAAACCGGTGAAGATATTATATCAACCCACATTCTTATGCTGTCGGATACGGCCTTTTTGGATTCCGTTTTTGCCGCCATCGAAAAAGCAAGGATGAATGCCGAGTTTGTTTTAAAAAGAAAATTGGACGAAACCATTGCAATGTTACAAACAGCCGGAGATAAATACCTTAGTGCTCGAGCTGTAGATATTCAGGATGCTTTTGAATCCGTTTTTGTTCATCTCCTTAAACAAGGAGCAAGGGATTCCCGATTTACAAAAGTTCCAAAGGGTGCGATTATTGCAGCCAAACTGATAAAACCCTCCGAGGCCCTCTTGGTAAAAAATGCGGGAGTAAGCGGTATAATTATGGAAGAGGGGGGTGTTACCAGCCATATTTCGATTATGGCCCGTGCTTGGGATATTCCCATGCTCGTAGGTGTAAAAAACTGTATGGATTTTGCCCGAACCAATATGCCTGCGGCTCTCGATGCGGACGGAGGCTTTGTTTTATTTAACCCTTCCAAGACTCTTATAAAAGAATATGAGGAACGTATCGAAAAAAGAAATGCTGAAATTAAGGAACTCTTAGAAGCTCAAAAAAATTATACTGAGCGTCTTTCAATCACAACAAAGGACGGAGTTAAGGTTTCGGTAAATGCGAATATTGCCTTCCCTGAAGAAATTGAAAATAAATTCGTTACCATATCAAACGGCATAGGTCTTTTCCGCTCCGAGTTTTTATTTTTAGAGGACGGCAAAATTCCCGATGAAGACACTCAGTTTGAAGCTTATAAAAAAGTTGTTGAAGCTATGGGCAAAAAGCCCGTAGTTATCCGAACCTTCGATGTGGGTGCCGATAAGATGATTGATGAACAGGAAACCTTGCGTGAAAAAAATCCTCTTCTCGGCTGGCGGGCTGTCCGCTATTGCATAGAAAGAAAAGAAGTATTTAAAACTCAAATAAAGGCTATCCTGCGGGCCGGAGTTTTCGGAAATGTTTTTCTTTTGATTCCGATGATTTCAAATATTGAAGAAATTATTGAAGTTAAAAAAATAATCGAAGAATGTAAACTTGAATGTAATGCTGACGGGAAAAAAATAATTGAAAAGGTTAATGTAGGGATTATGGTTGAAGTTCCCTCCACGGCTGTAGCTGCCGACCTCTATGCTCCGTATCTGGATTTCTTTTCTATCGGAACGAACGATCTTATTCAATACACGATGGCGGCTGACAGGGAAAACACAAAGGTTGCTTATCTTGCAAATTATTTTGAACCGGCCGTTTTGAGACTTATCAAAAACGTTATTGATGCACAAAGGTTTATAAAAGAACAGGTAGGGCATTTGGTTTCTATGTGCGGAGAAATGGCTTCGCATGAAGATGCCGCCTTTTTACTTTTGGGAATGGGCTTGAGACATTTCAGTATGCCTGCCGGGAAAATTTTAAAAATGCAAAAGTTTATGCAGTCCGTAAATGTCAAGGATGCGGAAGTCTTATATGAAAAAATTAAAAAATTAAATTCCGCGTCTCAAATAAAAACAGAGGTACAAAAAGCATTGGAGATCTATTATGCCGAAAACTAA